TCTAATAATGGCTGCTTTAATTACTCTACTTTTCAGGGATAAGAAAATGGTTTTTATATTCCTGATTTTCGGCTTTTTCACCCATTATGCTCTTGATTCTCTTCTTACCTATGTAAGTGGTGGGATGGAACTGCTTTTCCCCTTCAGCTGGGCAGAGTGGCAGCTGAAAATTATACCGGTTGATGATTACAATTTAATGATCTTAGTAGGGATTATTGCCTTTTCTGTATATGCTGTTTCAAAAATATCTAAAAGATGTTCACAGTAGATACTTTTTCAATAAA
Above is a genomic segment from Methanobacterium sp. containing:
- a CDS encoding metal-dependent hydrolase, which gives rise to MPDWITHILVAWTSCKVLGFKFREFDNENTVLVMVGSLIPDIFKIYIPLDFFGIYLQYFIYPIHLPLGSLIMAALITLLFRDKKMVFIFLIFGFFTHYALDSLLTYVSGGMELLFPFSWAEWQLKIIPVDDYNLMILVGIIAFSVYAVSKISKRCSQ